CACGATCACGATCGAacaaaatgaatctgaaagttAGAGCCATAACGTCGGATCTAGTTTTAGTTAAAATCGTGTTTAtacgtatttatatatagatttttttcttctttgagtctcaattataaacttagataaaatatttcaaCCATACTCACCCTAAAATGGTCGCTTAGACTATTTTaatgcatttattaaaaacactGGAAATGTTTGAATCAGAACTGTATGTCCGACTTTACGTCTCTAACTTTGAAAACCATTTAACATTCACTATACTATCGGGAGACATCATTCATGTCAATTATTAatgcaactaaaaaaaaaacttttacagcCACTGTCCCATCTCCTATTATAGTCGACACATTTTAAACTGAGTCGTCGGGCAATAAATGTCACTGACAGTAGGGATGTGCACGCAATGCGACCCGTTATCGATACTTAGCTACTTGCGCACGAGGGGTCGATGCGTCATCGTGACCATTCACTATGATCACgtcgaaaaaaacattttatcttaaaaattaaaaactttcatTTTCAGATAGCGTAAAATTATTCTTATTAATACTTAACATAATTTAGCGTATGGATAGTACCGATCTCTTTATCGATATGCATCTCTACAATTCTTACGCACGTCACTACAGCTCTCCGTAAGACCTGTAagtgcgagcgagacagacaGATAAATATGATTTATGACCCAAGGCCTCAGTTCATAATGCGTCGACTATAGTCTAGATATTACTGCGCTCTCTCATCGGTTCGTAAATTCATTAATACGTCTGCAAGCCTTATGATTAGAGACGACCACACTACGAACtcaaattgaaatatgaaactaattattatttatgctaatattaaaattgtattaattcaATCTGATCGACTACTAAATTGATAGTGTAAAAATTATCTTTGAGTAGTCAGTATATATTATATCCTTAAATTTTTTATCACCAACGGCTCTGAAACTTATACAACTTTAGCATTTACTTAAATCTCAATATAAATCACAACACaagttaaacaataataataatctcaGATCGATAGTTAATTTGAGATCAAAAACCAAAACTTCgatatattgtaaatatttgtaatagaacttagctaaaacaataataaataaattttagaaaaaataaaaatttacataattcaaTTCGACACATTTTCAGGTGTATAAGAGAcgtataaaaaattgttttatcaaaTGCATTTTGGACCACATTTTATATCACAtttcttttataatataatcattcattcacaataattttattctagGAATGTTTATCAGCAACCGAAATCGTAGCAAACAAGCAAGAAGttaaatgcaaataaaaaagaataagatAAGTAATTTGGATAACTTTGATAATTTAAATATGGGTAGTTCGAGTTTTAACAAAGTTAATGAAGACAGTGTTGGTCCcaattttgatattaaatatatcatcataatataatataaacaagaTTTTTAGTCTGTCTTTACATCAAATAATGGAAAATAATGTTTGTTGTGCTTGATGTAATAATCGACGGAAATTCACAtcactaaaattttttttaagtgtttttcagtttaaatattttttaattaaatatgtataaaaattaccataatttcataaattaaatgcaaaatgtttaaaatcaaaATGGAATAACCAGAAAAAATACCCTGATATATTCAACAAAACAAAGTTACCCAAATTAACTATACACTGCATTGTCTATAAATGATCAAATAAAAATAGGGTAAATTGATCTGTATGAAGGGAAGGTCAGCACTGTCTCGCGTGTAACTCGTTAGTGAACAGGCAAACATTCAGAAAATCTTAAAGACCTACAAGgataatgtttcaatattttaaCTTCGTGTGATGTCAGCATCAGACTCAGGGTAATGTACTGCATGATTCTTTACattcaaatgaaaatattatatttattaagaataGAATTTCAATAATTAGTAGGCCGCCTATATCAATCAATAATTGGGTCGCCTTTGGATTTAATGCGCCGTATTATTATGATCtttatatttagaaaaatagtCATATATAGTTAGTTTATATTTAGGAGGTAATCTCTGGGATTGACTCTTTAAAGAGTGTTCTACTAAGCTAGACTAACGTTGGCACAGATGTAGTATATCTAATTATTTCGATGATCATTTTCCAGTTTGAAATCTCGTCATTTGTACAAGTGTATGTATAGCGCGGGTCAGTGGCGGGGCTCACCGCGCGCGCGACGCAGCGCCCCCCGCAGCAGCAGCGCGCCCGCACACAgcgccgcgcccgcgcccgccgccgcgcccgcccAGCGCCCGCCGCGTGACGTCACCGCGCCCGCTGCACACACCACCGTACTTATCAACGCGGATGCCGTCATTGACCCCGAGACATGATGCCGTATCCCAAATTCACGATGCCATGAcaacatctatctatatataaaaaattaattgctgttcgtgagtctcgctaaaactcgagaacggctggaccgatttggctaattttggtcttgaattatttgtggaagtccagagaaggtttaaaaggtagaatatgaaaattctcgggactaaataaaaataacaattttgtttttcctttgatgtgtcccccgtcggacggatttttttatgtttgttttaagtttattttatacaaaagtttaggtcttagTAGTACTCAAtagtatttatcgattgaggcactacgaagtctgccgggtcagctagttgctTAAATAAAAACGTCACAAAGCATACAAACCTACTCACCGAGAGTGGCGGGCGtggcggggggcgcggcgggcggcgcgggGGGTGCGGGGGGTGCGGGCGGCGCCTCGTCGCGCAGGCGCTCGTCGACGAACTTGTAGACGGCGTGCGGGGCGAGCTGCGCGACGTAGACCGCGGAGCCGTCGGTCGCGGCCGCCACGTCGTGCGGGCTGGCGAGGCCGGCGGGCGCGTCGAACGTGCCCACGAGCCGCCCGGACGCCAGCTCCAGCACGTAGCCGCGCACCGGGACCACGCCGTTCGGCCCGTTCACCACGTACAGACGACCTCCTgttcaacataataatattaaacattcaTTAACAACGACAatgtcatctatactaatattataaagaggaaagatttgtttgtttgtttgtattgaataggccccgaaactactgaatcgatttgtaaaattttttcactgtttggaagctacactattcccgagtgacataggctataatattttttgaaaaaattagggatccttactaaaactccaataatgtaacccaaggtgtaaaaaattacctaaaatattatgtatagtaatcggcaaacttcttgagcaaatgaccttgactgcgcagaaccgaattttagatcactttggtggtgagggtgaggcgcgacggcaggggaaatcgtatcgagcgcgttattggtagatcagtcgaaccttgcgtcccgcaccgcgccctcattccgcttgctcccaaaagtacgcttgcgtacagtggaaagtctatcgttattaatcgttaagttatttgttataattgcttgtggactttgttgccattgctatttgttgagtgtttgttgattttttataaaacatacactataccgtgacaaactggtgtagtacttaaaagaaagggtagaaaatttgtgtacgacgtatattgcttcattataaaacaggggaagaatgatatggaaaaattaaaacagacttcggaagcaacaaaaacatcagtgagtactgttaggtgcattattaacgaagctaaaggctctggcttgctcgccgtgtttcggactccgggtaagaaaagatcagggaagaaaaaaaattcccggaatggatagtttcgttcaatctgtaataaaaagatgtaatcataataactacataacaagcagcgaaactccgtaccgtagaaaggcttcgaacaatttaaagaagatataaattttaatggctcggaatgaagcttacgacgaattatgaaagagctaggcttcagatggaaaaaaagaacagaaaataatcggaagctggtaaatgaaaaaagtaacattcgattactacgaatcgaatatcttcaaaaaataattaattatagacaaaaaagaagaccgaatcgaccgagttgtaaactacgccgatgagccctatgtcgactcatcacgatgatagcgactcgggtgatgaaaacagtgatgatgatgatggtcaagattatgataacgaaaaaaaaattacaaataccagcttcgctttaactgaaccaagacctggcaacagctctagttttgacttaatagaaggaatatctattttaccccaagattaaattattacaattattaacctatatgttttgttgatgttctaataaatatataaataaatacatatgttgattttaataatttaatagcattatgacgcagagtaagtaatgtttttgcacgtgagtgtaccatgcgcaaacttacccccactacgtcaacaaatgctcaagaagtttgccggttattatacatcgcgtgccctgcgaaaactattgatgatagaataaaataatgtactacggctttgtagaacacaatattatttgcaaaaagtgtcgcgacggcatatgtctaactattatagttataccgcaataagtgttcttttatttaaaaatataaaacaacgtcaaatattgttgaaatttttgttaaagatccgagcagcgccggagcgggccgcttgtattatacctagtcaggtcataaattctgtcacatgtttaatgtaaaataattgaaacaagtttattcattatgtaaccattcatataccaaaatgaacttaacaaaacatagattcttatgacactaaagtttattcaaaatgacctccgtgattttgaatacaggccttcaatctgcgcggccagtcgtctatcgcagcacgaacgaggtccatgtcaatatcggcggctgccttaatgaaggatgtcttgagtgactccaaattgggatgaggctttgagcacgccttttcctccaagtgttgccatatcttgtaatctaacggattcaaatctggactggaggagggccagtcttcgtgccggatgaagtcgatttcacgcgccgccagccagtcttgtgtgctcttcgctctatgagctggtgcCGAAtattgttggaatacccagtgcctgttagtgaacatggtatgagaaacaggttccacaaggttcgtcaggactatattttgatacacaactgcattcgtttttacacctttctcacaaaaatttacctctgttaagccccaataagaaactcccaaccataccatgagcgaggatggaaaatgacctcgttggacacgcggaatacggttgctcacttcttcactactgtgtgcgtacaacttatcattttgtttgttgtagctctcttctacggtaaaaattatttcatccgaaaaaattatttcccgatatttttttcccgcgtaccgcttcaacaaagcgcggcatctcttcagtctcaggtccattagacgagcattcaaacgatgtcctgtttttcttcgatatgcccgaagccctaagtcttcatttaacacccttttcaccgtggttctgcttaaccccatctgaagggccaacagtttctgcttacgtttgggatttctttgaattcgcgccttcacagcttttatcactgctggagtcctaacagaccgagggcgaccacttcttgacctgtcatctacagtaaagtcttcattgtatcgtttgatggtacgataaatgaatcttttggttatattcaaaattttcagtatgtaaaaaatttgaattggcgcgtagccgcaacgatgcaacgcaataactgcaacacggtcttctttaagcgtccactccatatttaaaaatgagtaaaattctaaaagtatacatttttattttcatgaacaattcgaaattcgaattcaataaactttcttgtggccagcattctaaaagaaaagtttttactgtgtgacaatacttatgacctgactaggtatattactagccgtactcgcccacttcgctgggcatttaaaattagcattactatttattgtcattattattaggagtccaacacttctataaatattagcctatccattaagtacatgtattttctacatggataccatgtttcaagtcaatcagatgcatggttcagtagttttatcggaacatccgtaaaaaccactgtagatttatatattagtatagataaatattaactatttttaagggattttatgacatggtaactaagacctttaggtcaagttttattttaattttaatgaaaactgcactatatgaaaaatgataatatgaagtgaaatgaagttgattaatatgaaacatggcatgaaattaaattaaatgagatgagatgatatgagatgaaatataatctcagtaaaatggtggtaatttactgagactttttagtGGACTATTTggacttcactcctcgcgttcccgccaaaaagtaagTTCAAATATTCATTCCAAGTTTCTAGAATGATCTACCCACAAAATCTCTGCCAACATTTTTCTTAGTTTACCGGCAGACTTAGGGATTTGTAAGTCATTCTAGAAATTCAAGTTAATGATCTATCATATTGTCTGTACTCACCGGTATCAAAGGACACATGGTTTATAgtacagttgtttttttttattgcttagatggttggacgagctcacagcccacctggtgttattgtgttaagtggttactggagcccataaacatcaacgtaaatgcaccacccatcttgagatataagttctaaggactcagtatagttacaacggctaccccaccctttaaaccgaaacgcattactgcttcacggcagaaatataaaTATCATGTCTCTAGATGACCGCAAACGTTCAGTAACACTCCATGTGGCCTCCGGTAACAAAGTAGTAAACAGTAGTAGTAGTGTAGCGGCATATTGTTAAATATAAGTgatcagaaaaaatattttatccaaAGCAAAAGTATTGTTTGTAatgacaaatattaaaaaaataaaagtcagATCTTAATGCTCCAGTGGCTCAGTGATAGGCGAGGTACTGTCACACATGCCTGTCGGTGATGGGCGTATCTGACTATTTAGATTCTCTCACAAGTATGTATGTACACGTATGTGAGGTAATTCGCATCCGGGGCTGCAATTAAATCAGCTGCAATTGTAAGCTAAATTAAAATGTCACAACAATATATCACCGTGAACCGGAGAATAGGCCACACTGAAGATCCTGGGTCCCATGAGCCAGCTGCTGTAGGAGGTGACGTAGGAGCCGTTGTCGTGCCTGAAGCTGGCGACCCTGCCCCTCTCCCGGTCCGCCACCAGCACCACCCCCGAGTTCTCAGCAAGCGCCAGCGCATGGGGCACGTTCAGAGAGAACGGCGAGTGTGAGTTATCtacaacaaattattattatatgtggcttgtggagagtattaagcgataggcagcggcttggggctctgcccctggcattgctgaagtccttgggtgacggtaaccactcactatcagatgcgtcgtgtgctcgtctgcctacaggggcaataaaaaaaaaacaaaatagtttttcttttttttctgatCTCAGATAAATCTATTTAACATGTCATcgaactaatatttttaaatcaaaacaagTAATTCAATATTAATCGAAAATCGCAGGACTATTTAACTAAATAAGATACTATGTTTGAAATAATGTTTGAAAATTCAGGAATGATACAAAATTTTCCATTCGttatacaatttttataatCGATGTGATAAAATccagaaattatttaattaaatacactCCTCAATTACTTTTTTAACCAATGTTAGCACTCCATATATAACAATACTACTCATATCCAATTTGTTAAAGTGGATGGAGAAGCCCAGTATACACCTAGCTTACGGATATACTTACGAGTACCCCACTGCAGTATGATTTGCCCTTTAGGGTTATATTTCAGGATCCTGTGGTTGCAGTAGCCGTCTGCTATGAAAAAGTCACCGGTCGACAACACGGCCACCGCGCTTGGCTTACAAAAATGATGGTCATCTGTTCCCGGTACAAACCTATTGAGGGTAACGAGTTGGGGTTTAGTTATTGTTCAAGAACATTTTATTTccaacaaactttttttttattgcctttgtaggcagacgagcgtagggcccacctgatggtaagtggttaccgtcgcccatggacttcagcaatgccaggagcagagccgagccgctccCTAccgaatttaaatacaatttttcaaTGCTCCCACAGGGAACATATTATACTAAGCGTAATTGGTATAATAGAAGACCTACATTTTAATATAAGCGCATACCATTTCTGATATAGTGTTtgtattataaactaaaataattatttatatatattatagatcaAGGTGATTTTTTATCAACAAATTTACTTCTGTGTATTGTCAGCATACTTAAATCATACCTCACAATACTGTTCATATTTTGTTCATTGATATTAACAATATTTGGACACGCGATATTGCCTGCCTGGACATTAAAATCAACTTTTTTGGTCCCTGTTCATTCTGTTTCTTTTAAGAagcaaaagtaataaatattgaaaataccAGATATCACAAGAAAGCAACTACCAAAGATCTTTAAcgtttgtatatgtatattccctacttatgctgatagcctcgagaggctatttcagcttctccttgacgtgtaagtgagctcatggggcttaaaccggagtgttgctaacactggccctaacaagagcagtgctttgcagaattaaCCACAGGATTAgaaacgcgaccccctgagaagatccggcgagaaactcagtgggctctgtctatgggttaattcattgtgaccagtgcttgtggtacctaaaagcaccgttaatgaatcgggaggatccgtaatgacgtgtttaccattcggtccacaggatcgggtatgaaatTTGTGTAATAATTAGGATATTAACAAACCATTGCTTACGGTAGGGCCTGCTTGAATGTTTTTGTAATCTAAAATTGATAGCTGTAAATTAGGTGGTGGACagcagcttggctgtgccccgaGCATTGCTGATGTTCATGAGTGACGGTATCCCCTCACCACCCGGTGGGTCCATGccatgcctacaagggcaatatatatttattgttatactTACTTTTCTCCCAGCACCATAGCAGGCACTCGTCGGTTGGTAGCATTAAATTTGAACACTTGATGTAGTGCCACATCAGTGGTCCAAACATTACCTTCAGAGTCCACCGTTATGCCATGGGGCATataaaaactgttaaagaaaCATTCATTagtgatattaaaaataactatttaaataaaaaggttATTTGATGGGGAAAGATTAGGTTAATAAGTCTTAGTCTTATTCTCGTCCATGAGTTAATCATTAaaatgtgaagtcgtcgtggcctaaaggattagacagccagtgcattcgtatcaagtgatgtgacggtgtttgaatcccactggcaggtaccaatttttctaatgaaatacatacttaacaaatgttcacaattgacttccacagtgaacatcatgaataacatcatgtaataaaaatgaaacgcgcaaagttataatttttgtgaagactggggtaggacgtcttgtgagtctgcacggataggtactgccaccctgcctatttctgccgtgaagcagtaatatgttaagggtggggcagccattgtattataaaaacttgaaaccatatctcaaggtaggtggcagcatttacattgtagatatctttGGGCTCCATTAATCACTcaacaccagttgggccgtgagctcgtacctaagcaataaaaaaaagatatcccacccacattgagacatgaggtcaaactttcagacagacaaacaaatcAATGTcagatatatacatatgtagacgcgagataagcaaactacgaaatatttgaaatttggtcgttgcaaatgaaggacacagactgcgggaagaaacgataagaagcggcagttctgcgttaaaggaaggatgcacaatacctttatgtagtccttgctgcagactcgtaccacttcgcgatgagaaacaccaacgatttcacttatttacgtatttaacataacaaagacacgaagcgcgcgcgcggttgttcagccatattttttcgtctcgatgtcaccacacgatctcgctcgcacgcgtccgtaggtaaagtgccggagagggatgggacaggatttgcaaaaccaaattaaaatgttgctatttttcgaaacctaaaactaactaagttttaaaccagcgcaaccatTCCCCCGGGCTTGAAGGGACGCCTTCAAAGTATTATCTAACTAAAACGTGTATTATCtaactaaaaaactaaaaagtgtattatctaacaaacgaataacaataaattcaaataagtaCGCTACGTTTATCTACTATTACGCTATGTTCCTACAAGAATTAAGAATTTATACTATATCTATATACAACTAacctaaataatatgaaaaatctaaATGTGCTACTGGTTGGGTAGTGGGCAGAGTCGCACCACGGGACGCAAATACGATCCGATCGCTGTCTTAACCCGTGCAATGCGTGTAACTCCCGTAGAGTCCGGAAACACTTCTTCCACGACACCCAAAGGCCAGTGTAGAGGAGGCGAATTATCGTTAATCAGAATCACCACCGAGCCGACGACGACTGGATCGACCGGCGTGTTCCATTTGCGGCGTGATTGCAACGTATGAAGGTATTCCCGTCTCCAGCGCTTCCAAAACGATTGAACTAATTTGTCTAGCAAATCGTGTCTAGCAAGAGTAGTTAAATTTTCATCGATTTCTTCCGCAGGCAAGCATTTCAAAGGCGTGAGATTCAAAAAATGCGCAGGAGTTAAGGCAAGCGGTTCTGAAGGATCACTAGAGAGTGTTCCACATAAAGGTCGTGTATTCATTACCGATTCGATCTGACTGAGAACAGTACATAGCTCTTCAAACGAAAGAATTGTATCACCTATAACGCGATATAGATGTGACTTTAAGCTTTTGATATTAGCCTCCCAATTCCCGCCAAAATGGCTAGCTGTCGGTACATTTAGGGACCAATCAATGCGATTTTCAGCTAAGACGTTACCAAACTCTGTATTATGATACTTTGAACTAAGAAATTCATGAAGTTCTGAAAGCTTGCGTTTAGCACCTATATAATTCGTTCCATTGTCCGAATAAATTCTACCCACCGGGCCTCGTCTAGATAGGAACCGCTTGAAGGCTCCCATGAAACTAGCTGTGCTTAAATCACCAGCCAGTTCTATATGTACTGCGCGCGTAGTCatgcaaacaaataaacacacgTAAGCTTTGGTAGAACGAATACCACGCCCACGTGTTATGGTAACCTTGAAAGGGCCAGCATAATCTGTACCCGTGTGAATGAAGGGTTTAGCGGATTGAACGacacgacaagaacgatgatccGCCATTTCAGGGAATGTTGGCTTAGGACGAAGTCGAAAGCAAGGCATGCATTTGTGTATCCTATTCCTAATTAAATTACGAGCAGAAAGTATCCAATACTTCTGACGTAAGAGCGCCATCAGCAGGTCAGGACCGGCGTGACAATTTAATATATGATGATATTCGACAAGTAAATTCAAGATCGGATCTTTTCTCGGAAGCAAAATGGGATATTTCTCGTCGTAGCTCAAGTCAGAGTTTCTTAAACGTCCCCCTACTCTAATTAGTCCATCTTTAAGAAATGGTTTTAAGTGTCGAAATGCATGGCTACAAACTTGACCTTCCTCGAGCTTCGCGATCTCAGCGCGAAAATAAAACCGTTGAAGTTCACGAAGAATTAATAACTCAGCGAACTCATAATCCGATGCTGACATGCGATATCTGTGaggtaacaattttacaaatcgACAAACGAAAACTACACTGCGCAATAGTTTAGACCAAGATGAGATACGATTTCCTAGTGATAATATAGgagatttttcatttaaagtagCGGCGAGAAAAGTCTGTTTCTTTTCTTCCGGCGGCTCCGGCTCTACGGAAGGATTAAAAGGAACAGCAGGCCACTGCGCGACATCCAAATGTGCCCAAAAGGGGCCACTAAACCAAAGCGGGTGATTAATTATTTGGGAAGGAGTGAGGCCACGCGACAAACAATCAGCGGGATTGTCTTTACCAGACACGTGATATAGATTTTGTGGAGATAAATAGCTTTGTATCTTCGTCACTCTGTTAGCCACAAAGGTGCTCCATCGATGAGGCGATGAATGTGTCCAACAAAGTGCGACTGTTGAGTCTGAAAACGCGAATATATTGCGAAAAACAATGCGATTTTGACAAGCGACTACTACATTTTTTATGAGCTGAGCGAGTATGAGAATCGCGCAAAGCTCAAGTCTGGCGAGCGACACAACCTTTTTAggagaaacctttgattttgcTGTTATCAAACGTATTGTACTATCATTGTTATTTTGAACGTGAAAATATATCACCCCCCCATATGCTTTCTCACTGGCGTCCGCGAAACCTAAGATAGTCACGATGCTGTCGACGTTCATACCTACGTGACGTGGGATCTTTATATGAGAAAGCAAAGGAAGTTCTTCTTTGAATCGGCTCCACATTTTTACTATATCTTCGGATGGAGTGTCATCCCAGTCACAATTGCTCAGCCACAACTGCTTAATAATAAGTTTAACGAACAGGACGACCGGTGCGACAAATCCCATGACGTCCCATATTTTAGCAACACATGACAGTATTGTACGTTTAGTACAAATTTCAATCGGAGtgtaaatttttatacaaaaactatCCGACGTAGGAGACCAACACAAGCCGAGTACTTTATGCTGGTTCGACTCATCGAACTCCTTGACacctggcaggcgatgcgacGGCGGGATCGAATCTAACACTACTTGTGAGTTACTCGTCCACTTCACCAGCTCGAACTGACCGGCCTTCATGAGACCTATCATATCAGAAGCGGTCGATATGCCGATGTCTTCAGTTGgaattgaataaacaaaatcgtCCATATATAGGCTAGTATCAATAATTTCTCTGGCCCGCGGGTAAGCGACACCTTCATCAGCTGCCAGCTGTTTAATAGTACGCAACGCATGAAAAGGACTAGACTTAAGCCCGAAAACTACACGATTAAATTCGTAAACTTGTAATGGTTGTTGAGGAGAAAAACGATATAGAATGCGTTGAAAACGCCTGTCAGATTCTCTGACTCCAATACTCAGAAACATCTGACGAATGTCAGCGGAAAGGGCAACCGGAAACaaacgaaaattaataataatattaaataaatttccttgGAAATTTTGTCCACGATATAACAGATCATTGAGCAAAACATTAGTAGTAGTCTTACAACTACCATCGAGTACGACTTTTAATTTGGTTGTGACCTTATCTTGTCTGATTACACCATGATGcggaataaaataagaaatatctgAA
The Bombyx mori chromosome 5, ASM3026992v2 DNA segment above includes these coding regions:
- the LOC105841291 gene encoding peptidyl-alpha-hydroxyglycine alpha-amidating lyase 1 isoform X2, with the translated sequence MNNLLCLFKVIVMILCLRESIYVNGFGERAYFSDREDNNPAYYISPALQKLEHAPEFVKDWPNISITLGQVSGVTLDNAGRVLVFHRGEHTWDEHTFTNGNIYLGIGKPAIQHKTILIFNETGELLDMWGDDFFYMPHGITVDSEGNVWTTDVALHQVFKFNATNRRVPAMVLGEKFVPGTDDHHFCKPSAVAVLSTGDFFIADGYCNHRILKYNPKGQIILQWGTHNSHSPFSLNVPHALALAENSGVVLVADRERGRVASFRHDNGSYVTSYSSWLMGPRIFSVAYSPVHGGRLYVVNGPNGVVPVRGYVLELASGRLVGTFDAPAGLASPHDVAAATDGSAVYVAQLAPHAVYKFVDERLRDEAPPAPPAPPAPPAAPPATPATLAGAVTSRGGRWAGAAAGAGAALCAGALLLRGALRRARGEPRH
- the LOC105841291 gene encoding uncharacterized protein LOC105841291 isoform X1; translation: MPSSVGLNFNDVGIAPARVSTDDVTLCTLSKGYNRILRSPTTVLIATARVVIIDSRGREHCVRALLDSASQSNFVTRDCCLRLGLNINNRPACSVVKGIGGSSKTIEGSVEIKFYSRFDRNVNYTMESLVVDKITERLQTTTVDASLLSNFEDIALADDTYFNPGPIQLLIGASIFPHLLLSNKVQGRPSHASPIALETILGYVIVGDAPVRVASNESLSYCCTGDPLHSTIRKFWELEEVDVPSVLSPEDKMSEEFYTSTTTRDSDGRYVVALPFKDDVNTLGNSRQASENRFYCLERKMQASPQLKLAYDNIILEYLEKNYLSAVDCDSSDISYFIPHHGVIRQDKVTTKLKVVLDGSCKTTTNVLLNDLLYRGQNFQGNLFNIIINFRLFPVALSADIRQMFLSIGVRESDRRFQRILYRFSPQQPLQVYEFNRVVFGLKSSPFHALRTIKQLAADEGVAYPRAREIIDTSLYMDDFVYSIPTEDIGISTASDMIGLMKAGQFELVKWTSNSQVVLDSIPPSHRLPGVKEFDESNQHKVLGLCWSPTSDSFCIKIYTPIEICTKRTILSCVAKIWDVMGFVAPVVLFVKLIIKQLWLSNCDWDDTPSEDIVKMWSRFKEELPLLSHIKIPRHVGMNVDSIVTILGFADASEKAYGGVIYFHVQNNNDSTIRLITAKSKVSPKKVVSLARLELCAILILAQLIKNVVVACQNRIVFRNIFAFSDSTVALCWTHSSPHRWSTFVANRVTKIQSYLSPQNLYHVSGKDNPADCLSRGLTPSQIINHPLWFSGPFWAHLDVAQWPAVPFNPSVEPEPPEEKKQTFLAATLNEKSPILSLGNRISSWSKLLRSVVFVCRFVKLLPHRYRMSASDYEFAELLILRELQRFYFRAEIAKLEEGQVCSHAFRHLKPFLKDGLIRVGGRLRNSDLSYDEKYPILLPRKDPILNLLVEYHHILNCHAGPDLLMALLRQKYWILSARNLIRNRIHKCMPCFRLRPKPTFPEMADHRSCRVVQSAKPFIHTGTDYAGPFKVTITRGRGIRSTKAYVCLFVCMTTRAVHIELAGDLSTASFMGAFKRFLSRRGPVGRIYSDNGTNYIGAKRKLSELHEFLSSKYHNTEFGNVLAENRIDWSLNVPTASHFGGNWEANIKSLKSHLYRVIGDTILSFEELCTVLSQIESVMNTRPLCGTLSSDPSEPLALTPAHFLNLTPLKCLPAEEIDENLTTLARHDLLDKLVQSFWKRWRREYLHTLQSRRKWNTPVDPVVVGSVVILINDNSPPLHWPLGVVEEVFPDSTGVTRIARVKTAIGSYLRPVVRLCPLPNQ